The following are encoded in a window of Rubellicoccus peritrichatus genomic DNA:
- a CDS encoding AraC family transcriptional regulator: MNSTHPFYELGVIYDDRVIPEFLNQNAYTGVSYVSWYMRRGEVEVTSAGKRLRARKGDWVFKDPLTVKSHRFSCDAQIVSIRFRMDWQGLHFLPPLREPCIYSGAQKEQLLDAAEALCQVSKQDFANATMMLSDHAQLSARLADWLHYWHLAREESYADTAYPMNRRIYEIISVLGEDIGISPVDYSKLSRVVGLSRAQINRIFKQSTDLTPKQWKEASCLKSAEQLLRSDLLSIKEIAAQLGFSDGSHFTKWFRGKMNQTPSQWLRMQRRQESSSEWYKAPN, from the coding sequence ATGAACTCCACGCATCCATTTTACGAGCTAGGTGTCATTTACGATGATCGTGTGATTCCGGAGTTCTTGAATCAAAATGCATATACTGGGGTTTCCTACGTGAGCTGGTATATGCGCCGGGGAGAAGTGGAAGTCACCAGTGCCGGCAAGCGTCTACGCGCTCGCAAGGGTGATTGGGTCTTTAAAGATCCTTTAACAGTGAAGTCACATCGATTTTCTTGTGATGCGCAGATCGTCTCGATTCGTTTCCGAATGGATTGGCAGGGGTTACATTTTCTGCCGCCATTGCGTGAGCCTTGTATTTATAGTGGAGCTCAGAAAGAGCAGCTTCTAGATGCCGCTGAAGCGCTTTGCCAAGTAAGTAAGCAGGATTTTGCGAACGCCACGATGATGCTCTCTGATCATGCACAACTATCTGCGCGCTTGGCAGATTGGTTGCACTATTGGCATTTGGCACGAGAGGAGAGCTATGCAGATACGGCATATCCAATGAACAGACGCATTTACGAAATTATCTCTGTTTTAGGTGAAGACATTGGCATCAGCCCAGTGGATTATAGTAAGCTCAGTCGCGTAGTGGGTCTGTCGCGTGCGCAAATCAATCGGATTTTCAAGCAGTCAACCGATTTGACGCCCAAGCAATGGAAAGAGGCCTCTTGCCTGAAAAGTGCCGAACAGCTGCTCCGTTCGGATTTGCTTTCTATTAAGGAAATTGCGGCGCAGCTGGGCTTCTCTGACGGTTCACATTTTACCAAGTGGTTTCGTGGGAAAATGAATCAAACGCCATCTCAGTGGCTAAGGATGCAGCGACGTCAGGAATCCTCTAGTGAGTGGTATAAGGCACCAAATTAA
- a CDS encoding FAD-dependent oxidoreductase — protein MIVPKAPIGELPIVADVDIVIIGATAAAVSTALSAHRHDASVYVISSRPYFGEDICAAYRFWPKSAQGNALSHAIFLEETAPPPTPLHVKLTLEQQLIMAGIPFLFNCFPAGLLRDDEGTAQGVAIANRTGLQAIRARMVVDATLDAMVLKQAGHQELHCLKGSQQISYVTLCEGDGTDAQGINDIEHLPGYQCEEYQLSARRYQVDVDFGDGGPKALADAYSALVDQCWVYQEYRHQMRVLPTLMQTEVEPTLDELIIEPGLIAITEAIQLKQGAEFCFCNPITAMRIAEAISSQLVDKLPAKSNAGLRVTCAESQKVDCGELRTLHAALRPEAQFNSTATLDTSSLPSLGTFDVVVAGGGTGGAPAAISAARAGARTLVVELTSGLGGVGTMGQIANYWCGNRVGFTAEIDQGVRQLEHKDYFKENSGSWSVSAKQAWYHQTGRKEGCSYWFNTLCAGVLVKDNRVSGLLVAGPYGYGVVKTRSIVDSTGCSDIPAAAGAPTMVIGKDHIAVQGTGLAGIKPGRDYHNSDHSFSDDTDIVDSTAFLASSKLKFKGDFDCGELVDSRERRQIIGDYSITPVDILFNRRFPDTVCVATSNFDSHGFTVDPVFMLVPPNKKDALWADIPLRCLLPKGLDGVLVTGLGLSAHRDALPVIRMQADVQNQGYAAGYIAALSADSGKAIREMDIREIQGHLVSIGGLPERVMRDEDSFPVSDEAMEGAVENGWDSLPGVALMLHESQRSRPLVRQAYSLIQGAHSRQSIRYAQILALLGDPIGSAEIQEEITCRAWDEGWRFRGMHQFGMSLSEVDTLLICLGTIGDSAAWRCILEKINTLPKEAEFSHFRAICMCCEALYEHSPNDSIAPAIANLINRPGYLGNAQLNMHKAQADLTDDINENEVRDRALREIHLARALYRCGDYDNLGQKVLEEYCGDIRGHFARHARSILAQQLVAKEELQEI, from the coding sequence ATGATTGTCCCGAAAGCCCCGATAGGTGAATTACCCATCGTCGCCGATGTCGATATCGTGATTATCGGCGCAACAGCGGCGGCGGTGTCCACAGCATTGTCCGCCCATCGGCATGATGCATCGGTCTATGTGATTTCATCACGGCCCTACTTCGGGGAAGACATTTGCGCGGCATACCGGTTTTGGCCGAAGAGTGCTCAAGGCAATGCGCTGTCTCACGCGATATTCTTGGAAGAAACTGCGCCACCGCCCACGCCCTTGCACGTGAAGCTAACTCTAGAGCAGCAACTCATAATGGCAGGCATCCCCTTCCTCTTTAACTGCTTTCCTGCCGGGCTTCTTCGTGACGATGAGGGGACGGCGCAGGGGGTCGCCATTGCAAATCGCACAGGCCTGCAAGCGATTCGTGCCCGTATGGTGGTCGATGCAACACTTGACGCTATGGTGCTGAAGCAAGCTGGCCATCAAGAACTTCACTGCCTGAAGGGGTCACAGCAAATCAGCTATGTCACCCTCTGCGAAGGTGACGGCACAGATGCACAAGGCATCAATGACATCGAGCACCTGCCAGGCTATCAATGTGAAGAATATCAGCTGAGTGCTCGGCGCTATCAAGTCGACGTGGATTTCGGAGACGGTGGCCCTAAGGCACTCGCTGATGCATATAGTGCTCTAGTGGACCAATGCTGGGTGTATCAGGAATACCGCCATCAGATGCGCGTTTTGCCAACTCTAATGCAAACCGAAGTGGAGCCCACACTTGATGAGCTAATAATCGAACCGGGCCTCATCGCCATAACCGAAGCGATACAGCTAAAACAGGGTGCGGAGTTTTGCTTTTGCAACCCCATCACCGCTATGAGGATTGCTGAGGCTATAAGCAGCCAACTAGTGGATAAGCTACCTGCTAAGTCGAATGCAGGACTTAGAGTTACTTGCGCCGAAAGCCAGAAAGTTGATTGTGGTGAGCTGCGCACATTGCATGCTGCCTTACGCCCTGAAGCGCAATTCAATTCTACCGCTACTCTTGATACAAGCAGTCTGCCATCGCTGGGCACTTTCGATGTGGTGGTCGCTGGTGGAGGCACTGGAGGTGCGCCTGCTGCTATCAGCGCTGCACGAGCTGGCGCCAGAACCCTCGTCGTCGAATTGACCTCTGGCCTAGGCGGCGTTGGCACCATGGGCCAAATTGCCAATTACTGGTGTGGCAATCGCGTAGGATTCACGGCGGAGATTGATCAAGGCGTCCGACAACTAGAACATAAGGACTACTTTAAGGAAAATAGCGGTTCTTGGTCGGTCTCAGCAAAACAAGCATGGTATCACCAGACGGGGCGCAAAGAGGGCTGCAGCTACTGGTTCAACACGCTTTGCGCAGGAGTGCTAGTTAAGGATAATCGCGTAAGCGGCTTGCTGGTTGCAGGCCCTTACGGCTATGGAGTGGTAAAAACCCGGAGCATCGTCGATAGTACAGGCTGCTCCGACATCCCAGCTGCTGCAGGCGCGCCCACTATGGTCATCGGTAAAGATCACATCGCCGTGCAGGGCACCGGCTTAGCTGGGATAAAGCCCGGCCGAGACTATCATAACTCTGACCATAGTTTCTCCGACGATACTGACATCGTAGACTCGACAGCTTTTCTCGCCAGTTCGAAGCTAAAATTCAAAGGGGACTTTGACTGCGGAGAGCTAGTGGACTCCAGAGAGCGTCGCCAAATCATCGGCGACTATTCCATCACTCCCGTCGATATCTTATTCAATAGACGCTTTCCCGATACTGTATGTGTTGCGACTTCCAATTTCGATTCGCATGGTTTTACCGTGGACCCGGTTTTCATGCTGGTTCCACCCAATAAAAAAGACGCACTTTGGGCGGACATACCGCTGCGCTGCCTACTCCCCAAGGGCTTGGACGGGGTGTTAGTTACTGGGCTAGGCCTCAGTGCCCATAGGGATGCTCTGCCCGTTATACGTATGCAAGCCGACGTGCAGAATCAGGGTTATGCCGCAGGTTATATTGCCGCTCTTTCAGCCGACTCGGGTAAAGCGATCCGCGAGATGGATATTCGAGAAATTCAAGGTCACCTAGTCTCGATTGGTGGCTTGCCAGAGCGTGTAATGCGCGACGAAGATTCTTTCCCGGTCTCCGATGAAGCCATGGAGGGAGCAGTTGAAAACGGGTGGGATAGCCTCCCAGGTGTCGCCCTAATGCTCCACGAGAGCCAGCGCAGTCGCCCGCTAGTCAGACAGGCCTACAGCCTGATACAGGGTGCACACTCACGACAGAGCATCCGCTACGCGCAGATACTCGCGTTGCTTGGCGATCCTATTGGTAGTGCGGAAATCCAAGAAGAAATCACTTGTCGTGCTTGGGACGAAGGCTGGCGATTCCGCGGCATGCACCAGTTTGGTATGAGCCTTTCGGAGGTGGATACGTTATTGATTTGTTTGGGCACTATTGGAGATTCTGCTGCCTGGCGTTGTATACTGGAAAAAATTAACACGCTGCCAAAGGAGGCCGAGTTTTCCCATTTTCGGGCGATTTGCATGTGCTGTGAGGCTCTGTATGAACACAGTCCAAATGACTCAATCGCTCCTGCAATCGCAAATCTTATTAACCGACCAGGCTATCTTGGTAATGCCCAATTGAATATGCACAAAGCGCAGGCCGATCTGACTGATGACATCAACGAAAACGAAGTGCGCGACCGCGCGTTGCGTGAAATCCACCTGGCCCGAGCACTCTATCGATGTGGCGATTATGATAACTTGGGCCAAAAAGTATTGGAAGAATACTGCGGGGATATCCGTGGGCATTTTGCGCGCCATGCTAGAAGTATTCTTGCGCAGCAACTAGTCGCAAAAGAAGAACTACAAGAAATATGA
- a CDS encoding sulfatase-like hydrolase/transferase: MASSAFSQDEAILQRPNILIIFADDLGYETVGAYGALDFSTPNLDAMAEDGMRFLRAYTSPVCTPSRVSLHTGLYTVDHKHTGVLPVHTGTREIVDFTPMPTFAQLLRENGYQTSVTGKWQLATLAYHPKHPYTAGFDSWCLWQIWDGDKNLKTTRFWNPCLNRDGLILNGTILEEATELPNGVVLEAGTTITDARSEFGPDVLNGYVQERMAKASAEKQPFLILHNMMLPHRPIIETPAGGEASLAGMVSYMDMLVGSLLKEIEQLGIRENTYVFFIGDNGTESGNPRQTIAGAVMGGKRNLNDAGTHVPFIVWGPEAIPEGTVNNTLVDITDIFPTVCALADVPVPETLFIRGHSIAPQILGDAVESPRTLVHMGISGGGHALYDGHWRYVKKGKSEVIIDSSALPIERVSIPETEEATLAKKRLRYELETIIATSPR; this comes from the coding sequence ATGGCATCGTCTGCATTTTCACAGGATGAGGCTATCCTTCAGCGGCCCAATATTCTGATCATCTTTGCTGATGACCTAGGCTATGAAACGGTCGGAGCTTACGGAGCGCTCGATTTTTCTACACCTAATCTGGACGCCATGGCTGAGGACGGTATGCGCTTTTTGCGCGCCTACACGAGTCCAGTATGCACGCCTAGTCGGGTAAGCCTTCACACTGGGCTCTACACTGTGGATCACAAGCACACAGGAGTCTTACCCGTGCATACAGGAACACGTGAAATTGTCGACTTCACGCCCATGCCAACATTTGCACAATTGCTTCGCGAGAATGGCTACCAGACGAGCGTCACTGGCAAGTGGCAGCTAGCCACTCTCGCCTACCACCCGAAACACCCCTATACTGCAGGCTTTGACTCATGGTGCTTATGGCAAATATGGGATGGGGATAAAAACTTAAAGACAACGCGTTTTTGGAACCCTTGTTTAAACCGCGACGGTCTCATCCTGAATGGCACAATACTGGAGGAAGCAACTGAGTTGCCTAATGGCGTTGTCCTCGAAGCAGGCACCACGATTACAGATGCAAGATCAGAATTCGGACCGGATGTGCTTAATGGTTACGTCCAAGAACGAATGGCAAAAGCAAGTGCAGAAAAGCAGCCCTTTCTAATTCTGCATAATATGATGCTCCCTCACCGTCCTATAATTGAGACCCCTGCAGGTGGTGAAGCTTCACTTGCTGGAATGGTTAGCTACATGGATATGCTGGTCGGCAGTCTGCTAAAAGAAATCGAGCAACTGGGAATACGGGAAAACACCTATGTGTTTTTTATTGGCGATAACGGAACAGAATCTGGTAATCCACGCCAAACAATAGCAGGCGCCGTAATGGGTGGAAAGCGCAACCTCAATGACGCTGGAACACATGTACCATTTATAGTTTGGGGGCCCGAGGCGATACCCGAAGGCACAGTGAACAACACTCTCGTAGATATTACTGATATTTTTCCGACAGTATGTGCGCTTGCGGATGTGCCAGTTCCGGAAACCCTTTTCATACGTGGGCATAGTATAGCGCCGCAGATATTGGGCGATGCGGTAGAGTCACCGCGAACATTGGTGCATATGGGAATTTCGGGCGGAGGACATGCGCTTTACGATGGTCACTGGCGTTATGTCAAAAAGGGCAAATCCGAAGTTATCATAGACAGTAGTGCTTTACCTATTGAACGCGTCAGCATACCAGAAACCGAAGAAGCAACACTAGCAAAGAAGCGCTTGAGATATGAGCTGGAAACCATCATCGCTACAAGTCCACGGTAA
- a CDS encoding PEP-CTERM sorting domain-containing protein yields the protein MKYLFFLVSLLACTLTAQGITLLNENFNSLSIGDLNGQDGWSAVTEMDVAAGGLDYSNGDISIDGGTNHAVWTNASAQGAASKAFTGQTGDVWFSFTYNTVSAGGNSRYWFQVGESSGLANSGVMGRIQSNSGLIYSGYRVNTSQFISGGSALPAGNVFLVGRLSKDGTAGAGTGYDLMEMWINPSSTTLGVANIAENAANFDVTIDTFGISVLNDSSTVQWDNLLVGTTQADVLDIYAIPEPSTYAMAAGLLGMAVVCLRQRRS from the coding sequence ATGAAATACCTCTTTTTCCTTGTCTCATTACTTGCCTGCACCTTAACAGCGCAGGGCATTACTTTGCTAAACGAAAATTTTAACAGTCTCTCGATTGGCGATTTAAATGGCCAAGATGGTTGGAGCGCAGTTACCGAAATGGACGTTGCAGCTGGCGGCCTTGATTACAGTAACGGCGATATTTCCATTGATGGTGGCACAAATCACGCGGTATGGACGAACGCTAGTGCTCAAGGAGCAGCCTCCAAGGCATTCACGGGCCAAACCGGCGATGTCTGGTTCAGTTTCACTTACAATACCGTATCCGCAGGCGGTAATAGTCGTTATTGGTTCCAAGTTGGTGAAAGTTCTGGCTTGGCAAATAGTGGGGTCATGGGACGCATTCAAAGTAATTCGGGCTTAATCTACTCGGGTTACCGCGTAAATACTTCTCAGTTTATTTCTGGAGGATCTGCCTTGCCTGCAGGAAATGTATTCCTAGTCGGTAGATTATCTAAGGACGGCACCGCAGGCGCTGGTACTGGTTATGATCTGATGGAAATGTGGATCAATCCTAGCTCAACGACCTTAGGAGTCGCAAACATCGCAGAAAACGCTGCCAACTTTGATGTCACCATCGACACATTTGGCATCTCAGTTCTCAATGATAGTTCGACCGTTCAATGGGATAATCTACTGGTCGGCACCACACAAGCTGACGTCTTGGATATTTACGCGATACCCGAGCCATCCACATACGCGATGGCAGCTGGCCTGCTTGGTATGGCCGTAGTGTGTCTACGCCAGCGTCGCTCATAG
- a CDS encoding glycoside hydrolase family 16 protein: protein MFIHFLRVRLGHIAALIGLLSSFSALQYANARNWDKDTIELEYEMKPSDDSVTLTPKDPHSATGLVVDFAEGGGGYPGVSFLPMEGDSWDLSDFTCVEVKVTSLGEKPVYVTARVENPGEWQKKPWNSNATRLQKGDTKIIRIFFGYSFRKAAYPLDKSDVSRILVHTGNASPGQSLRIDSIQIKSTPVPFKPNVAPKDGYLLGSANAAPLKYYPKEGAKYTAPANEKPLSVTFSAKDQSLVLAPEGGALWDLRQGYQLLVKLSNSGKTSISPAFQVISDKGKTDIATAVEPLAAGESGEITVSFIQKKPRDASIKNPFFENNKVKALVVSANGIEGTQSFEIESIRLTAPPVKLPDWVGKRPPVDGDWVLTLNEEFEGDTLDDTIWQVYAPNYWDKISRFSKDNVNLVDGNAVLTFEKRFGPHNDDPDYPRSNDYTTGFLETYGKWVQLYGYFEARMKLPRSPGLWPAFWLMPDRGPEAGEQWRRQHTGFGGMEFDIMEFLSGWGPYRFTTAFHYDGYKKDHKAKGAGSYTGHDEEGYVTTGLLWLPGLAVIYNNGEEIVRWESDRISHIKSGIIFTFVAGGWDNEPLDDKLLPDEFLIDYVRVWQRADLARKIDDSKLNQDS from the coding sequence ATGTTTATTCATTTTCTTCGAGTTCGCCTCGGGCATATAGCTGCGCTTATTGGACTGCTGTCCAGTTTTTCGGCTTTACAATATGCAAATGCGCGCAATTGGGATAAGGACACCATCGAGCTTGAGTATGAAATGAAGCCAAGCGATGATTCCGTTACGCTTACACCGAAGGACCCGCATTCTGCCACAGGTTTAGTGGTAGATTTTGCAGAAGGTGGCGGAGGCTATCCCGGTGTTAGCTTCTTGCCCATGGAGGGTGACTCATGGGACTTGTCGGATTTTACCTGCGTCGAGGTCAAAGTCACCAGTCTTGGTGAAAAGCCTGTCTATGTAACGGCTCGCGTTGAGAATCCTGGAGAGTGGCAAAAGAAGCCATGGAATTCCAACGCCACAAGGCTCCAGAAGGGTGACACCAAAATTATACGAATATTTTTTGGTTATTCTTTCAGAAAAGCAGCTTACCCGTTGGATAAATCTGATGTTTCCCGAATATTGGTTCATACGGGAAATGCTTCGCCAGGTCAATCCCTGCGCATTGACTCGATCCAAATCAAGAGCACGCCAGTTCCCTTTAAACCCAACGTGGCACCTAAGGACGGTTACCTGCTCGGTTCAGCAAACGCAGCTCCATTGAAATACTATCCCAAGGAAGGTGCCAAATACACGGCGCCTGCCAATGAAAAACCGCTAAGCGTTACTTTTAGTGCTAAAGACCAGTCGCTTGTATTAGCACCTGAGGGTGGTGCGCTTTGGGATTTGCGCCAAGGTTATCAGCTTTTAGTCAAGTTAAGTAACAGCGGAAAAACGTCTATCTCACCTGCATTTCAGGTCATCAGTGATAAAGGCAAGACTGATATAGCGACTGCTGTAGAGCCCCTTGCAGCTGGTGAAAGTGGCGAAATTACCGTTTCCTTCATACAGAAGAAACCACGAGATGCGTCCATTAAGAATCCCTTTTTCGAAAATAATAAAGTTAAAGCTTTGGTTGTTTCTGCAAACGGAATTGAAGGGACGCAGTCCTTTGAGATCGAGTCTATACGATTGACTGCACCGCCAGTTAAGTTGCCAGATTGGGTGGGTAAGCGGCCACCAGTAGATGGCGACTGGGTGCTGACCTTAAATGAGGAATTCGAAGGCGATACGCTCGACGATACCATTTGGCAGGTTTATGCACCGAACTACTGGGATAAGATCAGCCGTTTCAGCAAAGACAACGTCAACCTGGTAGATGGAAATGCTGTCCTAACCTTTGAGAAGCGCTTCGGCCCACATAATGATGATCCGGACTATCCACGTAGTAACGACTACACCACCGGTTTCTTGGAAACTTATGGGAAGTGGGTCCAGCTATATGGTTACTTTGAAGCACGAATGAAGCTACCTCGTTCTCCCGGCCTGTGGCCGGCATTCTGGCTTATGCCTGACCGCGGACCGGAAGCTGGTGAGCAGTGGCGTCGCCAGCATACCGGATTTGGTGGGATGGAGTTTGATATTATGGAGTTTTTATCGGGTTGGGGCCCATATCGTTTCACCACTGCATTCCACTATGATGGCTATAAAAAAGATCATAAGGCAAAAGGGGCAGGATCCTACACCGGGCATGATGAGGAGGGCTACGTCACCACGGGACTGCTCTGGCTACCTGGGCTGGCCGTCATATATAATAACGGTGAGGAAATAGTACGTTGGGAAAGCGATCGTATTTCGCATATAAAATCAGGCATTATTTTCACATTCGTTGCTGGGGGCTGGGACAATGAACCCTTGGATGACAAGCTGCTTCCTGACGAATTTCTAATCGACTATGTCCGCGTATGGCAGCGGGCAGATCTTGCCAGAAAAATAGATGACTCAAAACTAAATCAAGATAGCTAA
- a CDS encoding DUF7594 domain-containing protein, with protein MFRSLLNFLFLCCGILAAAPPPGSWELVFEEEFSSNELDGAVWKLGLADAGIEGVGGTTPESISLAEGVLTITALNESAVFCSKEFPFSTAEISTFLRYNQKYGYFEARMRWDTETGMWPAFWLMPQRNQHGIQEYYNRSYLKFDISEVDKQPIESAKLRLKVIAVGNDAKQPNNIQAFAVTDDSWSEDTLTWNNQPLWNPLYLDQKFGYDAEPASYVELDVTDFVNAELAGDGIISIALADEFRRARGQFFHSKEATNAEDQPQLVLDGVVLHPTDDAMVIWGKNADKNTGKSKELRVRTHYHNATDDTANGGMEIDIMETLGVWGPTVASHALHWDGYGSDHKAAGWGPVPVGKTDEFHDYGVYWAPGLIEFYIDGVKTGSYASDRVMNTPAYLILSLQLGGWDGNRPTEAIDGNKLDVDYVRAWSGTKIANVPSRTTQASNGVVSFGKDYTVYGGKGNAGSQIGVADDGSSFSISRNGWMKFPLDYTVTPDTILEFSVKSSSLGEILGIGLDEDDDSANAKRVFQLAGSQTWKDAWQDFNDYPGEAEVKKYTIPVGEYYTGPMSQLVITADNDTTKKIYALFGAVRVYEK; from the coding sequence ATGTTTCGTAGCCTTCTGAATTTCCTTTTTCTATGCTGTGGCATATTGGCCGCTGCGCCGCCTCCGGGGAGCTGGGAGCTTGTTTTTGAGGAAGAATTCTCGAGCAATGAACTGGATGGTGCCGTTTGGAAGCTTGGTCTCGCGGACGCAGGCATCGAGGGAGTAGGCGGCACGACCCCGGAGAGCATCTCTCTTGCGGAAGGCGTCTTGACCATTACGGCTCTGAACGAGTCTGCTGTATTCTGCTCAAAAGAATTCCCCTTCTCAACTGCGGAGATTAGCACGTTTTTAAGATATAACCAAAAGTATGGCTATTTTGAAGCAAGGATGCGCTGGGATACGGAGACTGGTATGTGGCCTGCATTCTGGCTGATGCCACAGCGCAATCAACATGGTATTCAAGAGTATTACAATCGGAGCTATTTGAAGTTTGATATATCAGAAGTCGATAAGCAACCGATCGAGTCGGCTAAGCTGCGCCTGAAAGTTATTGCAGTAGGTAATGACGCAAAGCAGCCCAATAATATACAAGCTTTCGCAGTCACAGATGATTCCTGGAGTGAGGACACCCTTACCTGGAATAATCAGCCCCTCTGGAATCCGCTCTACCTGGACCAGAAGTTTGGTTACGATGCCGAGCCAGCTAGTTATGTGGAGCTGGATGTCACGGATTTTGTCAATGCCGAGTTGGCTGGCGATGGCATCATATCTATCGCACTGGCAGATGAGTTTCGGCGAGCACGTGGACAGTTTTTTCATAGCAAAGAAGCAACTAATGCCGAGGATCAACCACAGCTGGTTCTGGATGGAGTGGTGCTGCATCCCACGGATGACGCAATGGTGATCTGGGGTAAAAACGCTGATAAGAATACAGGTAAATCTAAAGAGCTACGCGTCCGCACTCACTACCACAATGCCACAGATGATACTGCAAATGGCGGTATGGAAATTGATATCATGGAGACCCTTGGAGTGTGGGGCCCTACGGTTGCCTCGCATGCACTGCATTGGGATGGCTACGGCTCCGACCATAAGGCAGCAGGGTGGGGTCCCGTGCCGGTTGGGAAAACCGATGAGTTTCATGACTACGGTGTCTACTGGGCTCCAGGCTTGATTGAGTTCTACATCGATGGCGTCAAAACGGGCTCTTATGCCTCCGACCGGGTAATGAACACACCCGCATACCTCATCCTTTCGCTGCAATTGGGTGGCTGGGATGGCAATCGCCCCACCGAGGCCATTGACGGCAATAAGCTCGATGTCGATTACGTTCGGGCCTGGAGCGGAACTAAGATTGCTAATGTCCCATCTCGCACCACACAGGCATCCAATGGAGTGGTATCCTTTGGCAAGGATTACACGGTTTATGGAGGCAAGGGCAATGCTGGCTCTCAGATTGGGGTGGCGGATGATGGCAGTAGTTTTTCCATCTCACGCAATGGCTGGATGAAGTTCCCGCTCGATTACACAGTGACGCCTGATACCATACTGGAGTTTTCAGTTAAGTCATCAAGTCTGGGTGAAATTCTTGGTATTGGCCTCGACGAAGATGATGACAGTGCCAATGCGAAAAGGGTTTTTCAATTGGCAGGTTCGCAGACATGGAAAGATGCTTGGCAGGATTTCAACGATTATCCTGGTGAGGCTGAAGTCAAAAAATACACCATTCCCGTAGGTGAGTATTACACGGGCCCAATGTCTCAGCTGGTTATTACTGCTGATAACGATACGACAAAGAAAATCTATGCACTATTCGGAGCTGTTCGTGTCTACGAAAAGTAG